From a single Streptomyces sp. NBC_01264 genomic region:
- a CDS encoding GNAT family N-acetyltransferase, with protein MSNELLPKRVRFVKLNAKALRALADGDLAGGSAEAGVALDEYFVSDRARWIFGYRADQHAKDPSAAPWTTRAAVSEPDGTVIGDAGFHGPPDESGVVEIGYSVVSAHRRQGYARAMLTALLARAAEEPDVRTVRATIRSDNTASLATIAGFGFTRVAERENETDGIDLVFELPANREELAPTPDQPRPVGSR; from the coding sequence ATGAGCAATGAACTTCTCCCCAAGCGCGTCCGCTTCGTCAAGCTCAACGCGAAGGCCCTACGGGCTCTCGCAGACGGCGACCTCGCGGGCGGCAGCGCCGAGGCAGGGGTGGCCCTCGACGAGTACTTCGTCTCCGACCGCGCCCGCTGGATCTTCGGCTACCGCGCGGACCAGCACGCCAAGGACCCGTCCGCCGCGCCCTGGACCACCCGGGCGGCAGTGTCGGAACCGGACGGGACGGTCATCGGCGACGCGGGATTCCACGGCCCGCCCGACGAATCCGGCGTGGTCGAGATCGGCTACAGCGTCGTCTCCGCCCACCGCCGCCAGGGCTACGCCCGCGCCATGCTGACCGCCCTCCTGGCCAGGGCCGCCGAAGAACCCGACGTCAGGACCGTCCGGGCCACGATCCGATCCGACAACACGGCCTCCCTGGCCACCATCGCCGGCTTCGGCTTCACCCGAGTCGCCGAGCGCGAAAACGAGACCGACGGAATCGACCTCGTCTTCGAACTCCCGGCAAACCGAGAAGAACTCGCCCCCACTCCAGATCAGCCACGGCCGGTGGGTAGCCGCTAA
- a CDS encoding DNA alkylation repair protein codes for MIETVMAELAALEDPKIRAVNEKHGDDHGVNLGKLRAVAKRLKTQQDLSCRLWETGDTAARLLAILICRPKAFEQDDLDTMLRDARTPKVHDWLVNYVVKKSPHAEELRLAWFADADPVVASAGWALTTERVAKKPDGLDLAGLLDVIEAEMKEAPDRLQWAMNHCLTQIGIEHAAHRTRALAIGERLEVLKDYPTPPGCTSPYAPAWITELVRRKDEQAAG; via the coding sequence ATGATCGAGACGGTGATGGCCGAGCTGGCCGCCTTGGAGGACCCGAAGATCCGGGCGGTGAACGAGAAGCACGGTGACGATCACGGGGTGAACCTCGGCAAGCTGCGCGCGGTCGCGAAGCGGCTGAAGACCCAGCAGGACCTGTCGTGCCGGCTGTGGGAGACGGGGGACACCGCCGCGAGGCTGCTGGCGATCCTGATCTGCCGCCCGAAGGCCTTCGAGCAGGACGACTTGGACACCATGCTGCGCGACGCGCGCACGCCCAAGGTCCACGACTGGCTCGTGAACTACGTGGTGAAGAAGAGCCCCCACGCCGAAGAGCTGCGCCTCGCGTGGTTCGCCGATGCCGATCCCGTGGTCGCGAGTGCCGGATGGGCGCTGACCACCGAGCGGGTGGCGAAGAAGCCGGACGGCCTGGATCTCGCGGGACTGCTCGACGTCATCGAGGCGGAGATGAAGGAGGCCCCCGACCGCCTGCAGTGGGCGATGAACCACTGCCTGACCCAGATCGGCATCGAGCACGCCGCCCACCGCACCCGCGCACTCGCCATCGGCGAACGCCTGGAGGTCCTCAAGGACTACCCGACGCCCCCCGGCTGCACCTCCCCGTACGCACCCGCCTGGATCACCGAGCTGGTACGCCGGAAGGACGAGCAGGCGGCGGGCTGA
- a CDS encoding FG-GAP repeat domain-containing protein: protein MNFSRHMRPGRLAVCTAIVLATGVTLAGTASATGDPSHGTVARPTPKAEAPIGPLPAKGKKASAGLRAAGLAALRFDADGDNIPDSLYQAINDEYFVNSGGAAESFKYKVGQASAYFDYKDLIPFGRIGSGNETDMLGLSADGELSLLISWGREGAEQKSWSGRGWGIYNKVFAPGDINRDGNIDLLARTPDGVLYLYPGSGNQDSPLKARIKVGAGWQAYDQLVGTNDINSDGIADLVARDFSGVLFAYLGTGSTSAPFKPRATIGSGWNAYNQIVGLDDYDGDGHGDMVARTVSGQAYIYKGNGNGGFKPRIKGSTGWNVATLFTQQGGNPDFGRNDLFARDSAGTLWWYYSKNNGTLSGRLKASDTGGWKGASITSGSSFTNENTSAILEQGSNGALYINGDYKGLGWGSYNALAAPGDLSNDGTGDLLGRDKSGNLYLFQGNGVGGTMNKIKIGGGWGVYNKLTGAGDLTGDGRADLLARDGSGNLYLYAGTGVPSAPFKPRVRIGWGYEGYKQLVVTGDLTGDGRADLVATDSAGVLWRYDSYGTGKLTSRTKIGTNYQIYPNQY, encoded by the coding sequence TTGAACTTCTCGCGCCACATGCGCCCCGGCCGTCTCGCGGTCTGCACGGCCATCGTCCTCGCCACCGGCGTGACCCTGGCCGGCACCGCCTCGGCCACCGGGGACCCCTCCCACGGCACCGTGGCCCGCCCGACCCCGAAGGCGGAAGCTCCGATCGGCCCGCTGCCCGCGAAAGGCAAGAAGGCCTCCGCCGGCCTGCGCGCCGCCGGTCTCGCCGCCCTGCGCTTCGACGCGGACGGCGACAACATCCCCGACTCGCTCTACCAGGCGATCAACGACGAGTACTTCGTGAACTCCGGTGGCGCCGCCGAGTCCTTCAAGTACAAGGTGGGCCAGGCCAGCGCCTACTTCGACTACAAGGACCTCATCCCGTTCGGCCGGATCGGCTCCGGTAACGAAACCGACATGCTGGGCCTTTCGGCCGACGGTGAGCTGTCCTTGCTCATCTCCTGGGGCCGTGAGGGAGCGGAGCAGAAGTCCTGGTCCGGCCGCGGCTGGGGCATCTACAACAAGGTCTTCGCCCCCGGCGACATCAACCGCGACGGCAACATCGACCTGCTGGCCCGCACCCCGGACGGCGTGCTCTACCTCTACCCGGGCAGCGGAAACCAGGACTCCCCGCTCAAGGCGCGCATCAAGGTCGGCGCGGGCTGGCAGGCCTACGACCAGCTGGTCGGCACCAACGACATCAACAGCGACGGCATCGCCGACCTGGTCGCCCGCGACTTCTCCGGCGTCCTCTTCGCCTACCTGGGCACCGGCAGCACCAGCGCCCCGTTCAAGCCCCGCGCCACGATCGGCTCGGGCTGGAACGCGTACAACCAGATCGTGGGCCTGGACGACTACGACGGCGACGGCCACGGCGACATGGTCGCCCGTACCGTCTCCGGCCAGGCGTACATCTACAAGGGCAACGGCAACGGCGGCTTCAAGCCGCGCATCAAGGGCAGCACCGGTTGGAACGTCGCCACCCTCTTCACCCAGCAGGGCGGCAACCCCGACTTCGGGCGCAACGATCTGTTCGCCCGCGACTCCGCCGGCACCCTCTGGTGGTACTACTCCAAGAACAACGGAACCCTCAGCGGCCGCCTGAAGGCCAGTGACACGGGCGGCTGGAAGGGCGCCAGCATCACCTCGGGCTCCTCCTTCACCAACGAGAACACGAGCGCCATCCTGGAGCAGGGCTCCAACGGCGCCCTCTACATCAACGGTGACTACAAGGGCCTCGGCTGGGGCTCGTACAACGCCCTGGCCGCCCCGGGCGACCTCAGCAACGACGGCACCGGCGACCTCCTGGGCCGCGACAAGTCCGGCAACCTGTACCTGTTCCAGGGCAACGGGGTCGGCGGCACCATGAACAAGATCAAGATCGGCGGCGGCTGGGGCGTCTACAACAAGCTGACCGGCGCCGGCGACCTCACGGGCGACGGCCGCGCGGACCTGCTGGCCCGCGACGGCTCCGGCAACCTCTACCTGTACGCCGGCACCGGAGTCCCCTCGGCCCCCTTCAAGCCGCGGGTCCGCATCGGTTGGGGCTACGAGGGCTACAAGCAGCTCGTGGTCACCGGTGACCTCACCGGAGACGGCCGCGCCGACCTCGTCGCCACCGACTCCGCGGGCGTCCTGTGGCGCTACGACTCCTACGGCACGGGCAAGCTGACCAGCCGTACCAAGATCGGCACGAACTACCAGATCTACCCGAACCAGTACTGA
- a CDS encoding MFS transporter: MPSDTSASGTPPTTYRELLRNREFVGLYVSFTLTVAASTLSGFALGTLVNQQTKSPFLTAVSMYGATFATVLGALTLMSVADGNRPRRILVTLQCVLLVSVGAQAVPGLPLAARFGLLLVLGFFQSLGTGARMGLLTEVVPTSAYALARSLMNITSGGMAILGYAIGAVLLRYLSPQEVFAVATALTGGGLIIVAVTVREHSVRLTRRPGLRQTWTTNVELFTHSGQRALLLNLWIPNGLIVGCEALFISYAPHHAGVFLAAGSAGMLLGDLAVGRLFTAERRSRYAFALRLLLAVPYLLFAVHPPVLVATAAVFIASVGFAATLPLQEQLLELTPDPVRGQVQGVESAGRMTWQGIGAAIAGGIAQYFTAGTAITLVAAASVAISVFSRPAVVRARAVRAQAAKA; encoded by the coding sequence ATGCCCTCCGACACTTCTGCCTCCGGCACGCCTCCCACCACCTACCGTGAGCTGCTCCGCAACCGTGAGTTCGTCGGCCTGTACGTCAGCTTCACGCTGACGGTGGCCGCGAGCACCTTGTCGGGCTTCGCGCTCGGCACGCTGGTCAACCAGCAGACCAAGTCCCCGTTCCTGACCGCCGTGAGCATGTACGGCGCCACCTTCGCGACGGTCCTCGGTGCGCTGACGCTGATGTCGGTCGCGGACGGAAACCGCCCTCGCCGGATCCTCGTCACGCTCCAGTGCGTCTTGCTCGTCAGCGTCGGCGCACAGGCAGTCCCGGGGCTGCCGCTCGCCGCCCGGTTCGGTCTGCTCCTCGTCCTGGGGTTCTTCCAGTCCCTGGGAACGGGCGCACGGATGGGGCTGCTCACCGAGGTGGTGCCCACCTCCGCCTACGCACTGGCACGTTCGCTGATGAACATCACCTCGGGAGGCATGGCCATCCTCGGCTACGCCATCGGCGCCGTACTGCTGCGGTACCTGAGCCCGCAGGAGGTCTTCGCCGTTGCGACGGCCCTGACCGGCGGCGGGTTGATCATCGTGGCGGTGACGGTCCGGGAACACTCGGTCCGTCTGACCCGTCGCCCCGGACTGCGCCAGACCTGGACCACGAACGTCGAGCTCTTCACCCACTCCGGCCAACGCGCGCTGCTGCTGAACCTGTGGATCCCCAATGGCCTGATCGTCGGCTGCGAGGCCCTGTTCATCTCCTACGCCCCCCATCACGCCGGCGTCTTCCTCGCCGCCGGATCGGCAGGCATGCTCCTCGGTGACCTCGCGGTCGGTCGGCTGTTCACCGCCGAGCGGCGAAGCCGCTACGCCTTCGCCCTGCGGCTGCTGCTCGCCGTCCCCTACCTGCTGTTCGCCGTCCACCCGCCCGTCCTGGTGGCGACCGCCGCGGTGTTCATCGCCAGTGTCGGCTTCGCCGCCACCCTGCCGCTCCAGGAGCAGCTCCTGGAGCTGACCCCCGATCCGGTCCGCGGCCAGGTCCAGGGAGTCGAGTCCGCCGGCCGGATGACGTGGCAAGGCATCGGAGCCGCGATCGCCGGCGGCATCGCCCAGTACTTCACCGCCGGCACGGCCATCACCCTCGTGGCCGCCGCCTCCGTCGCCATCAGCGTCTTCTCCCGGCCCGCCGTGGTGCGCGCCCGAGCCGTCCGCGCCCAGGCGGCCAAGGCGTAG
- a CDS encoding cytochrome P450 → MEELLRYDSPVRDATFRCAAESITLHGQVIGEGDIVSLLIGSANRDGHRFPDPDRLDLGRTPNDHLAFGYGPHFCIGAALARLEGAVALPLLLQRLGRVELAKPAEELPWRPTRVMRGLASLPVVRN, encoded by the coding sequence GTGGAAGAGCTCCTGCGCTACGACTCCCCCGTGCGGGACGCCACCTTCCGCTGCGCAGCAGAATCGATCACCCTCCACGGGCAGGTGATCGGCGAGGGGGACATCGTCAGCCTGCTCATCGGCTCGGCGAACCGGGACGGCCACCGCTTCCCCGATCCGGACCGGCTCGATCTCGGGCGGACGCCCAACGACCACCTCGCCTTCGGCTACGGCCCCCACTTCTGCATCGGCGCCGCCCTGGCCCGCCTCGAGGGCGCCGTCGCGCTCCCCCTCCTGCTCCAGCGCCTGGGGCGCGTCGAACTGGCCAAGCCCGCCGAGGAACTCCCCTGGCGGCCGACCCGCGTCATGCGCGGACTGGCCTCACTGCCCGTAGTACGGAACTGA
- a CDS encoding crotonase/enoyl-CoA hydratase family protein: MPDPGPGPAVLTTEPTPGVLLVTLNRPHVRNAVDRPLAEALDAALTRLEDDPSLAVGILTGAEGHFCSGMDLKAFPTEGVPVVAGRGLAGLTRARLRKPLIAAVEGAAVAGGFELALACDLITAADTAFFALPEVARGLIAAEGGAIRLPGRLPYHVAMEMLLTAAPLPAADAARYGLVNRLTPEGQALEAALALSARIQAHSPHAVHITKQIVQNTRGLDDHAAYRVQDPLSTPVFTTTAATEGARAFTQKRSPAWDGPPPGRHT; the protein is encoded by the coding sequence ATGCCCGACCCCGGCCCCGGCCCCGCAGTGCTGACGACCGAACCCACCCCGGGCGTCCTCCTCGTCACCCTCAACAGGCCGCACGTCCGCAACGCCGTCGACCGGCCCCTCGCCGAGGCGCTCGACGCGGCCCTCACCCGGCTGGAGGACGATCCGTCGCTGGCCGTGGGCATCCTCACCGGCGCGGAGGGCCACTTCTGCTCCGGCATGGACCTCAAGGCCTTTCCCACCGAAGGCGTCCCCGTCGTCGCCGGGCGCGGCCTGGCGGGGCTGACCCGGGCCCGGCTGCGCAAGCCGCTCATCGCCGCCGTCGAGGGTGCGGCCGTCGCGGGCGGCTTCGAGCTGGCCCTCGCCTGCGACCTCATCACCGCGGCCGACACCGCGTTCTTCGCCCTGCCCGAGGTGGCCCGCGGCCTGATCGCCGCCGAGGGCGGAGCGATCCGTCTGCCCGGCCGGCTCCCGTACCACGTGGCCATGGAGATGCTCCTGACCGCGGCCCCCCTGCCCGCCGCCGACGCGGCCCGCTACGGCCTGGTCAACCGTCTCACCCCCGAAGGCCAGGCCCTCGAGGCGGCCCTCGCCCTGAGCGCCCGCATCCAGGCGCACTCGCCCCACGCCGTCCACATCACGAAGCAGATCGTCCAGAACACCCGCGGCCTGGACGACCACGCCGCGTACCGCGTCCAGGACCCCCTCAGCACGCCCGTGTTCACCACCACGGCCGCCACGGAGGGAGCCCGGGCCTTCACCCAGAAACGCTCACCGGCCTGGGACGGCCCCCCGCCGGGCCGGCACACCTGA
- a CDS encoding NUDIX hydrolase has translation MHPSPRTPRQAARIVVLNPAGSVFLFRENNVEVGIHWLPPGGGIDPGETPEECVRRELREETGWTDLRPERLLCTWEHDFTHQGIPVRQHEHIYVTTGPHRDPVPEHPEAHWRWLSPHSLATLGEPLWPPRLAELLDESPTEPVHLGLLA, from the coding sequence ATGCACCCTTCACCTCGAACTCCCCGGCAGGCCGCCAGAATTGTCGTGCTCAACCCCGCCGGATCCGTGTTCCTCTTCCGCGAGAACAACGTGGAAGTCGGCATCCACTGGCTGCCGCCCGGCGGTGGCATCGATCCCGGGGAGACGCCCGAGGAGTGCGTACGGCGGGAGTTGCGGGAGGAGACGGGCTGGACGGACCTGCGACCGGAGCGGCTGCTCTGCACCTGGGAGCACGACTTCACCCACCAGGGCATCCCCGTACGCCAGCACGAGCACATCTACGTGACCACCGGCCCGCACCGCGATCCGGTACCGGAACACCCCGAGGCCCACTGGCGATGGCTGTCCCCGCACAGCCTCGCCACCCTCGGCGAACCCCTGTGGCCACCCCGCCTCGCCGAACTCCTCGACGAGTCCCCCACGGAGCCGGTCCACCTGGGGCTCCTCGCCTGA
- a CDS encoding trypsin-like serine peptidase — protein sequence MDKRTVVTAVLCSAVALGASAAMTKVVPAGDGKARGHAKAARTTTPSRPPSQPSSQSQAPERRQQSDGRNPGPSASPSAPGGAVAFAGALFAGDATGDHYCTATVVHSPGRNLIATAGHCLSAGRSGERGASFAPAYADGRAPYGTWRIAEVFEDPRWSDGTDDDYDLAFARLAPDAEGRAVEDVTGAAVLDTTGRTDEQVTVTGYPSGRQVPRTCVSRAVRLSATEQRFDCADFPTGTSGSAWIAADGKIIGVLTGGDTDDVSTSTILTDYASALYARATGPAGGGR from the coding sequence ATGGACAAGCGGACCGTGGTGACCGCGGTGCTCTGCTCGGCGGTGGCGCTCGGAGCGTCCGCGGCCATGACGAAGGTGGTCCCTGCCGGTGACGGCAAGGCCCGCGGGCACGCGAAGGCGGCCCGCACGACGACGCCTTCGCGGCCGCCTTCGCAGCCGTCATCGCAGTCGCAAGCACCGGAACGGCGTCAACAGTCCGATGGCCGGAACCCCGGACCGTCGGCGTCACCCTCCGCGCCGGGCGGGGCCGTCGCCTTCGCGGGAGCGCTGTTCGCGGGCGATGCGACCGGCGACCACTACTGCACGGCGACCGTCGTCCACAGCCCCGGGCGGAACCTGATCGCCACCGCCGGCCACTGCCTGAGCGCCGGCCGGTCCGGCGAACGCGGAGCCTCCTTCGCACCCGCGTACGCGGACGGGCGGGCCCCGTACGGCACCTGGAGGATCGCGGAGGTCTTCGAGGACCCGCGCTGGTCGGACGGCACGGACGACGACTACGACCTGGCCTTCGCCCGCCTCGCCCCCGACGCCGAGGGCCGCGCCGTCGAGGACGTCACCGGAGCCGCCGTCCTGGACACCACGGGCCGCACGGACGAACAGGTCACGGTGACGGGCTACCCGTCGGGCCGCCAGGTCCCGCGCACCTGCGTGTCCCGCGCGGTACGGCTCAGCGCCACGGAACAGCGCTTCGACTGCGCGGACTTCCCCACCGGCACGAGCGGCAGCGCATGGATCGCGGCGGACGGAAAGATCATCGGAGTCCTGACCGGCGGAGACACGGACGACGTCTCGACGAGCACGATCCTGACCGACTACGCATCCGCCCTGTACGCCCGGGCAACGGGCCCGGCGGGCGGGGGCCGCTAG
- a CDS encoding amidohydrolase family protein, with protein sequence METFPKIISVDDHTVEPPNVWRDRLPSKYHDVGPRVVRAPLKEMTFLGGKFAPVMGAKGDDGPIGDWWVYEDLHRPLTRLDTAVGYSRDEIKLEVITYEQMRPGSFSVPDRLADMDVNHVQSALCFPTFPRFCGQTFTEAKDRQLGLLGVRAYNDWMVEEWCGPEANGRLIPLTLIPLWDARLAAAEVRRNAARGVRAVAFSEIPPHLGLPSIHTDEWDPFLEACNETGTVIAMHIGSSSRMPSTSADAPPAVGSTITFANCCFSMVDWLMSGKFERFPNLKIMYAEGQIGWIPYILERANVVWEENRGWGGVADKVLRPPSELFAEHVFGCFFDDAFGLKNLDSIGVANVLYETDYPHSDSTWPKSREVGESQMGHLAPDVVDRIVRGNAIDLLGLTPEGLWPGA encoded by the coding sequence ATGGAGACCTTCCCGAAGATCATCTCGGTGGACGACCACACGGTTGAGCCCCCCAACGTCTGGCGGGACCGGCTCCCGTCCAAGTACCACGACGTCGGCCCCCGCGTCGTCCGCGCCCCCCTGAAAGAAATGACCTTCCTGGGAGGCAAGTTCGCCCCCGTGATGGGGGCCAAGGGCGACGACGGACCGATAGGCGACTGGTGGGTGTACGAGGACCTGCACCGACCCCTCACCCGACTCGACACGGCCGTCGGCTACAGCCGCGACGAGATCAAGCTCGAAGTCATCACGTACGAGCAGATGCGCCCGGGCTCCTTCTCGGTTCCCGACCGGCTCGCCGACATGGACGTCAACCACGTCCAGTCCGCCCTCTGCTTCCCGACCTTCCCGCGCTTCTGCGGCCAGACCTTCACCGAGGCCAAGGACCGCCAGCTGGGCCTGCTCGGCGTGCGCGCGTACAACGACTGGATGGTGGAGGAGTGGTGCGGCCCGGAGGCGAACGGCCGCCTCATCCCGCTCACCCTCATCCCGCTGTGGGACGCCCGCCTGGCCGCCGCCGAGGTCCGCCGCAACGCCGCGCGCGGGGTCCGGGCGGTCGCCTTCTCGGAGATCCCGCCCCACCTCGGGCTCCCCTCCATCCACACGGACGAGTGGGACCCCTTCCTGGAGGCGTGCAACGAGACCGGCACGGTCATCGCCATGCACATCGGCTCCTCCTCGCGCATGCCCTCCACCTCGGCGGACGCCCCGCCGGCCGTGGGCTCCACCATCACCTTCGCCAACTGCTGCTTCTCGATGGTGGACTGGCTGATGAGCGGCAAGTTCGAACGCTTCCCGAACCTCAAGATCATGTACGCGGAGGGCCAGATCGGCTGGATCCCGTACATCCTGGAGCGCGCGAACGTGGTCTGGGAGGAGAACCGCGGCTGGGGCGGCGTCGCCGACAAGGTGCTGCGGCCGCCGTCGGAGCTCTTCGCGGAGCACGTCTTCGGCTGCTTCTTCGACGACGCCTTCGGCCTGAAGAACCTGGACTCCATCGGCGTCGCCAACGTCCTCTACGAGACCGACTACCCCCACTCCGACTCCACGTGGCCTAAATCCCGCGAGGTCGGCGAGTCCCAGATGGGGCACCTGGCCCCGGACGTGGTGGACCGGATCGTGCGCGGCAACGCGATCGATCTGCTGGGGCTGACCCCGGAAGGGCTGTGGCCGGGGGCGTAG